CGTCACGAGTTTTTCGCGCATCTCCTCGACGGGTTCGGAGGCGTCGACGACCAACAGTACGAGGTCGGCGCGGTACACCGAATCGAGCGTCGACTTGAACGACTCGACCAGCCAGTGCGGGAGGTTCGAGATGAAGCCGACGGTGTCGGTCAGGAGGACATTTCGCTTGCCCGTCTCTGCCCGGCGTGTCGTCGTTCCGAGCGTCGTGAACAGACGGTCCTCGGACTCGGCTGTCGCGTCCAAGTCCGGGTGTAAATCTTCGTTCTCGTCGACGTCGAGTTCGGCGGCCAGACGCCGGAGTAGCGTCGACTTCCCGGCGTTCGTGTACCCCGCGAGCGCGACGAGATCGAACCCGGACTCGCGGCGTTGCTCGCGACGCGTCTCCTCTTTGTCGGCGATGGCGTCGAGTTCGCGCTTGATGTTCGCGATTTGGGCCTTGATGTCCCGTTCGCGACTCTCGTCGTACTCGCCGAGACCCATGAACCCGGGTCGCTCGTCGCGCTTCGCGAGACTCGCCTTCGCCTCCGCGCGCGGGAGTTCGTACCTGAGTTCGGCGAGTTCGACCTGCAACTGTGCTTTTCGAGTCTGGGCGCGCTGGCCGAAGATGTCGAGGATGAGCGTGAACCGGTCGACGACTTCGACACCTTCGGGCAGTTTCTGGCCGATGTTGTACGTCTGGTACGGTCCCAACCGGTTGTCGATAATGACCGTCTCCGCGTCGCTACGGCGGACTAACGCGGCGAGTTCGTCAACCTTCCCTTCGCCGAACTCGTAGGCGGGGTCCTCCTCGCGGCTCTGTGTGAGTTCACCGACCACTCTGTACCCGGCCGCGCGCGCCAGTTCCGTTATCTCGCTGAGGTCCGCACTCCCGGAGTCGACGCGCTTTGCGACCACGGCGGTCCCGTCTTCAGGGATGGGTGCTCTCCACCTCGGTTCGCATGTTCGAGTGTATGTCGTGCGTACTTTTGAACTTTCCTGGGTCGGGGGGTCGGTTATCGTCCTCGGAACGGAGTTGCGCTCACTTCGTCGAGCCGACACATATCCACAAAGGTAATAAGTTAGTTGTGAGGACAGTCATCCATGTTAGAACTGGACGTGCAACAACTCGCGGTGGAAGCCGGAACTGGCACTATCATCGGAGCCATCGTCGGTTTCGCGGCGAAGAAAGTCGCGAAGATCATCGCTGTCCTCGTCGGTCTCGAACTCGCGCTGTTCAAATTTCTCGAATCACGCGGGATTCTCACGGTCGATTGGGATCGACTCACCGCCGGCCTGCTGAAGACCGGGGAGAGTGCCACGACGGGTGCGCCGCCGGACTGGGTAATGACGATTCTGTCGACGCTCTCCATCTCCGCCGGATTCACCGGCGGGTTCCTCGTCGGCTTCAAGAAGGGGTAGTCGTTCGCCTTCTTTTCACTTTCAGCCGGTAGCCCGTTTCACGGCACTTTCCCGCGCGTTAACCAGCCTTTCAGGACTCAGTCGATCGCTTCTTCTTTGGGCACGAACGGACCGACCGACGTACTCTGGCGAGCGATAGTCGCGAACCGAGTCACGTACGACAGAAGGACGGCGAGCGGGGCGAGCGACGCCGAGAACGCGAACGTGACGAGCAGTAGCAGTCGGTTCCCTGAGACGATCGTGCCGCTGGCGCGGGCGTACACCAGTAGTGCGATGCCGAGGACGACTAGCGCCGGAAATCCGAGATATAGCACTTGCCGCGACACGCGAGACAGTTCCTGCTGGATGTACAGCGTCTTCAGGTACTGTCGCATGACACTGATGCTCTTGAACAGTTCGACGAGGTCACTCAGCGCTTTGTTCGCCTCCTCCGGGAGCATCTCTCGGTGTTTCCGCTGGATGTCGTGACCAGCCGCGATGGTCTCCGAGAAGTCGTGGAACAATACCGTCGAGAGCACGGCGTACGTATCCGGGTCGTCGCCGAGTTCGTCGACGATGTGGTCGACGAGCGGCCGAACGCGTTCGACGTATCGCTCCACGTCTTTGACCGTCGCCTCGTCCGTTTCCGCCGACATAGCGTCGGTAAGGGCCTCGCTTCGGTTTCGGACTGCCTTGGCGACAATTCGGAGAAACGCTCCGGGATCGGTCGGCAGTTCGGTGACGCCCGTCCGGTCCGCGATATCCTCACGGAACTCTATGGACTCGTTCATGCGATCGAGGAGGTCGCCGGGCTCCCCGAACACCCTAGAGAGGATGAGTTGGTTGATGGTGATGACGACCGTGACCATCGTGAACAGTCCCGAGACGACGGCTCGAAGCAGCGCGCTGACAGGGCTACTTTTGCTGACCCCGATGATACCGGCGAGACCGAGTCCGTAGATGAGACCGAACGCGAGGAGCCACAGCGCGAAAGCAATCGCCGTCCGATTCGCGTCCAAGAACAGATACCGAATCACTCGGTTGCTGATCGGCGTATCGCCAGCTCCCGACCTTTCATCTGCAAAGCTCATACCGGGAGTACTACGAAGTAGACGAAACAAGTTGGGGTGAAATCAGACGGCTGAAGGGAGATTCGACGCTCCTATCTCGTCTTCAGGTCGTCTTTGTCTTTGATTATCCGCGTCTCGGCTTCGCCGCTGGTGTGTTCGTTGACGAGGTCGTAGAAATCGTTCTGCATCCCGGCAGGGAACGTCATCACGCCGACCCACGACCCGTCGTTCTGCCACTCCTCGCGCTCTAAGTCGCCGAACTGCCGGACGCGCGCCTGTGCGCTCCCGGCGTACTGTGCGGGAATGTTGACCGCGATAGTCACCTCGGCAAAGCGAATCGGAATCACTGGTCGAAGCGCTTCGAGCGCGTCGTCGACCTGCGTCTCGACGGGTTCCATCGGGTCGACGCGGAATCCGGCCTCTTCGAGCGCGCGCTCGATGCGTTCGGGCGGGTGCGGCGCGTCGTCCATCTGCGGGTTGACCGCGTTGCGCGCGATGCGGTTGATGAGTTGGCGTCGCTTCTGCTCCTGCATCTCGCGGCGTTGTTCGGCGGTAATCTGAATCTCGCCGCGTTCGACGACCTCGGGAATTATCTCCATCGGGTCGGTTGTCCCGAAGACCTTCTCGAGGTCCTCCTCGGCGGGTCTATCGCCGCGAGAGGCGTCCTCGAAGACGTCCTCAGCGGCGATGACCTCCTCCAGTTCGCCGTCGAACTCGCCGCGTTTCATCGCGAGTGCGGCGTCGGGGTCGATGAGTACCTCGAAGCGCGCACCGTGGGATTCGAGTCGGGCCGTCACGGCGTCGTCAAGCGAAATCATACCACGGGATACTCCCTCCGGGGTTAAAAGGACTCCCCGACAATTGGTTTCAATAGCGGTGTTCTGGAAAACGATGAATATCGTGTTTGTACGGATTATGCGACAATTTCTTACGGAGTAAGTCAAATTCCAGACGATAACAGAAGAATATAAAATATTATTAAGTATCTTGAAATAGTGTCAGTATATGAATATCAAAGAAATAGAGGGCATTCATCAGTGGCACACTGTACTGTGGGGCTTTCTTTTGAGGCCTCTGGAAAGGATTGGGTAACCCGTTTAAACAGGTTCTCGTAGAATTGCAATATTACCAGTCTCAGGGTCCGTTTACATTCGATGCACTTCAGAGCTATCAAGACGCCAAGTTGCTCCTCATGATAGGGAGTATTATTGGTGCGTTCATGTTCCTTCGATTCCTTGGTGTATTGGCTTATACAATAGCACATACAGCAGGCTTAGTGATTCTCTCCAATCTTGGGATGCGAGTAGCCTTACTTCTTGTTTCGGGTCTAATCACGATTTTCGCCTATAATAAACAAAGAATGAATTATAGTGAGAAGTATATTGGAAATCATTCGTATCCTACTGCTTCGATGGGTTTTCGATGATGAAAAAAGCACAGGCTGATGGTGGTTATCTAATCATAGTATTAACCGCACTATTACTTTCTACGCTTTTTGTATATAATATCTTCATCTCTGTTCTATGTACACTCTTTCAAAGTGGTCCACCCTTGTGTTGAAACGCCTACTTAAGTATGTCTGACTACATCGATTTCTGAACATCTGGCTTCAAGAACGAGGTACGAAACGCTATATCTCCCCACCACTTCTCTCTCGGCATGAGCACTGTTGACGCCGAAAAGAGCCTCGAAGATCGCATCGAACTGTTCATGATGCGCAACTTCCCGCAGATTCAGATGCACGGCGGCAGCGCCGCCATCGAAGCTATCGACGAGGAGACCGGCGAAGTGTGGGTCGCCCTCGGCGGTGCCTGCTCGGGGTGCGGCATCTCGCCGATGACCGTCCAAGCGCTGAAGAGTCGGATGGTGTCCGAGTTCGACGAGATCAACGCCGTTCACGCCTCCACGGGAATGGGTGGGTTCGAGACGACTCCGGACGACGATTTCTCCGACGTTCCGTTCTGAACGGGAGTGCCGGTAATCTATCAGCACTGTGGCCACAGGGTCACCCAGAACTCGGAAAAGAGACGGATAACTATATCCCGTTGTTTCGTTTTCGCGTCCAAGATGAACAAACAGACGTACCACGTCGTCTGTCGCAATTGCCGAACCGAGCATCTTACCGCGAGCGAGTCCGCGGCGTCGAAATTGTCCGACGAACACGGCAGTCGCTCCGGTCACCGCGTCACGTTCCGTAAAATCGCGTAACGCTTTCAGTGTCGCTTTCGAGGGAAGACTATGGACGACCTCGAAGCGCGTCAACGACTGGTGGTCGACGTCGCGCACGAAGGCGGCGAACTAGCGCTCGATTCGTTCCGACAGGAGCTCTCCGTCGAGACGAAAGCCGGTCCAATGGACGTCGTCACGGCAGTCGACCGAGCGGTGCAACGACGTATCGTCGACCGAATCGCCGAACGATTCCCTGAGGACGACATCGTCGGCGAGGAGGACGACGCGGCGAAGCATGTCCCCGAGAACGGCATCGCGTGGGTCATCGACCCCATCGACGGGACGAACAACTACATCGCCGGCAACAGACGGTGGGCGACGAGCATCGCACTCGTCGAAGACGGCGAGCCGGTGGCCGCGGCGAACTACCTCCCGGCGATCGACGACAGATACGTCGCGACCTCTCAAGGCGCGCAGCGAAACGACGACTCGGTTCGCGTCAGTGACACTACCGCACCGGAGACGTTCACCATCGACCCCGTGTTCGGCTTGAGCCAAGCGGAGCGCCAGGCGCTCGCTCGCGTCTCGCGGACGATAATCACAGAGTTCGGCGACTTGCGCCGGGTCGGAAGCGGACAGACGACGCTGTCGATGGTCGCGAGCGGCGAGTTGGACG
This genomic stretch from Haloprofundus salilacus harbors:
- the hflX gene encoding GTPase HflX yields the protein MVAKRVDSGSADLSEITELARAAGYRVVGELTQSREEDPAYEFGEGKVDELAALVRRSDAETVIIDNRLGPYQTYNIGQKLPEGVEVVDRFTLILDIFGQRAQTRKAQLQVELAELRYELPRAEAKASLAKRDERPGFMGLGEYDESRERDIKAQIANIKRELDAIADKEETRREQRRESGFDLVALAGYTNAGKSTLLRRLAAELDVDENEDLHPDLDATAESEDRLFTTLGTTTRRAETGKRNVLLTDTVGFISNLPHWLVESFKSTLDSVYRADLVLLVVDASEPVEEMREKLVTSHDTLYERNEAPIVTVLNKIDRVDNDELEEKKAALTALAPSPVAVSGKTGENVEELKARVEAELPPWEHERLMMPLVDETMSVVSWIHDHGHVETEEYDDEHVLVEFEARPAIVEQARAKAADLTAVEST
- a CDS encoding FUN14 domain-containing protein, with protein sequence MLELDVQQLAVEAGTGTIIGAIVGFAAKKVAKIIAVLVGLELALFKFLESRGILTVDWDRLTAGLLKTGESATTGAPPDWVMTILSTLSISAGFTGGFLVGFKKG
- a CDS encoding ribosome assembly factor SBDS; this encodes MISLDDAVTARLESHGARFEVLIDPDAALAMKRGEFDGELEEVIAAEDVFEDASRGDRPAEEDLEKVFGTTDPMEIIPEVVERGEIQITAEQRREMQEQKRRQLINRIARNAVNPQMDDAPHPPERIERALEEAGFRVDPMEPVETQVDDALEALRPVIPIRFAEVTIAVNIPAQYAGSAQARVRQFGDLEREEWQNDGSWVGVMTFPAGMQNDFYDLVNEHTSGEAETRIIKDKDDLKTR
- a CDS encoding NifU family protein, with product MSTVDAEKSLEDRIELFMMRNFPQIQMHGGSAAIEAIDEETGEVWVALGGACSGCGISPMTVQALKSRMVSEFDEINAVHASTGMGGFETTPDDDFSDVPF
- a CDS encoding inositol monophosphatase family protein, producing MDDLEARQRLVVDVAHEGGELALDSFRQELSVETKAGPMDVVTAVDRAVQRRIVDRIAERFPEDDIVGEEDDAAKHVPENGIAWVIDPIDGTNNYIAGNRRWATSIALVEDGEPVAAANYLPAIDDRYVATSQGAQRNDDSVRVSDTTAPETFTIDPVFGLSQAERQALARVSRTIITEFGDLRRVGSGQTTLSMVASGELDAAVSTVDLSPWDTIAGVYLIRRAGGRVTDLTGERWRHDSEGLVASNGTAHDELVAAFGTFERT